A section of the Paenibacillus yonginensis genome encodes:
- a CDS encoding diacylglycerol kinase — MKRARLIYNPSSGREEIRRLLPDILNRLDMAGIETSCHATNGEGDATREAADAVYRGYDIIIAAGGDGTLNEVINGMAGKDDLPPLGIFPMGTTNDFARAMGISRRWEDYCDLIINGATRPIDIGKANDRYFINIAGGGSLTQLTYEVPSRLKTMIGQLAYYMKGIEKMVNLSPTELTIAAEGYEPMHGEFMMFLIANSNSVGGFEKLAPDARIDDGLLDVIAVKRCNLAEFIRLVTMALRGDHFNDSHVVYFKTKRMEITSPGPVLLNLDGELGGQLPGVFEILPSHMQIFA, encoded by the coding sequence ATGAAGAGAGCCAGACTAATATATAATCCGTCATCCGGCCGCGAGGAGATCAGACGGCTGCTGCCGGATATTCTGAACCGGCTGGATATGGCCGGTATTGAAACGTCCTGCCATGCCACGAACGGCGAAGGCGATGCGACCCGCGAAGCGGCGGACGCCGTGTACCGGGGTTATGACATCATCATTGCGGCCGGCGGCGACGGAACGCTGAACGAGGTCATAAACGGCATGGCCGGCAAAGATGACCTGCCGCCGCTGGGGATTTTTCCAATGGGCACAACCAACGATTTCGCCCGTGCCATGGGCATCTCCAGACGATGGGAGGATTATTGCGACTTGATCATTAACGGCGCAACGCGGCCGATTGATATCGGAAAAGCGAACGACCGTTATTTTATCAACATCGCCGGGGGCGGTTCCTTGACCCAGCTGACCTACGAGGTGCCAAGCCGCCTCAAGACGATGATTGGCCAGCTGGCCTATTATATGAAGGGCATCGAGAAAATGGTGAACCTTTCCCCAACCGAGCTGACCATCGCGGCCGAAGGCTACGAGCCGATGCACGGGGAGTTTATGATGTTCCTGATCGCGAACTCCAATTCGGTCGGCGGCTTTGAGAAGCTTGCGCCGGACGCGCGCATCGACGACGGCCTGCTGGACGTCATCGCCGTCAAACGCTGCAACCTGGCGGAGTTCATCCGGCTTGTGACGATGGCGCTGCGGGGCGACCATTTTAACGATTCGCATGTCGTGTACTTTAAGACGAAACGGATGGAGATCACTTCTCCAGGTCCGGTTCTTCTGAACCTGGACGGGGAGCTTGGCGGCCAACTGCCTGGCGTGTTCGAGATTTTGCCGTCGCATATGCAGATTTTTGCTTGA
- the rlmD gene encoding 23S rRNA (uracil(1939)-C(5))-methyltransferase RlmD: protein MNKHRGRTRTGESSGRGGRSSGGNRSNTAAVAEWNLPVAKNEDYTIEIIGMNHDGEGVGRAEGYTLFVAGALPGEKVRVKVISTKKQFGYAKLLDVLEASPDRVAAPCPIYDQCGGCQLQHMSYAGQLAWKRQRVIDALERIGKLRVQGSAGIGADVEANVGASTDAAAEVNADGSANAKANAKASASASAGVDGKDNGIIVRDTLGMAEPWRYRNKAQVPIGVAEGGLVGGFYAKNSHRIIDMETCLIQHEHNDEVVSRVKAIGRELGISAYNEETGRGLLRHVVVKKAFRTGEIMLVLVTNGRDIPHKDEWIGLIREQIADVASICQNVNTKQTNVIFGDETRVLWGRDVIYDYIGDVQFAISARSFYQVNPVQTEVLYGKTVEYAGLTGKETVIDAYCGIGTISLFLAQHADQVYGVEIVKEAIEDARSNAQLNNMNNVKFEVGASEDVIPRWKEQGIEADVIVVDPPRKGCDPRLLETILEMKPERVVYVSCNASTLARDLAVLEEGGYRTVEVQPVDMFPHTVHVECVALMSRMDKLKN from the coding sequence ATGAACAAACACCGGGGCCGAACACGCACAGGCGAGTCATCCGGACGGGGCGGGCGTTCTTCGGGCGGCAACCGCAGCAACACTGCAGCCGTGGCCGAATGGAACCTGCCAGTAGCGAAAAACGAAGATTACACCATTGAGATCATCGGCATGAATCACGACGGAGAAGGGGTAGGCCGCGCGGAGGGCTATACCCTTTTTGTTGCGGGCGCTTTGCCGGGCGAGAAGGTACGGGTCAAGGTGATTAGCACGAAAAAACAATTCGGCTACGCCAAACTCCTGGACGTGCTGGAAGCCAGCCCGGACCGCGTGGCGGCGCCATGCCCGATCTATGACCAATGCGGGGGCTGCCAGCTGCAGCATATGAGCTACGCCGGCCAGCTGGCCTGGAAACGCCAGCGCGTTATTGATGCGCTGGAGCGGATCGGGAAGCTGCGGGTGCAGGGGAGTGCGGGGATTGGAGCGGATGTAGAGGCGAACGTTGGGGCGAGTACCGATGCAGCTGCCGAGGTGAACGCTGACGGGAGTGCGAATGCAAAGGCGAATGCAAAGGCGAGTGCCAGCGCGAGTGCAGGCGTGGACGGCAAGGATAACGGCATCATCGTCCGCGACACGCTCGGCATGGCCGAGCCTTGGCGCTACCGCAACAAAGCCCAGGTGCCGATCGGCGTAGCCGAAGGCGGCCTGGTGGGTGGTTTTTATGCGAAAAACAGCCACCGGATCATCGACATGGAAACCTGTCTTATCCAGCACGAGCATAACGACGAAGTCGTCTCGCGCGTCAAAGCGATCGGCCGAGAGCTTGGCATCTCTGCCTATAATGAAGAAACCGGGCGCGGTCTGCTCCGCCACGTTGTGGTGAAGAAAGCCTTCCGTACCGGCGAAATCATGCTCGTCCTTGTCACCAACGGGCGGGACATCCCGCACAAGGACGAATGGATTGGCCTGATCCGTGAACAGATTGCTGACGTGGCGAGCATCTGCCAGAACGTGAACACGAAGCAGACCAACGTCATCTTCGGCGATGAAACCCGCGTCCTGTGGGGCCGCGACGTCATTTACGATTATATCGGCGATGTGCAATTTGCGATATCGGCGCGTTCTTTTTACCAGGTGAATCCGGTACAAACTGAAGTGCTGTATGGCAAAACGGTGGAGTACGCCGGCCTGACCGGCAAAGAAACCGTCATCGACGCCTATTGCGGCATCGGCACGATTTCCCTGTTCCTGGCGCAGCATGCGGACCAGGTGTACGGCGTGGAGATCGTCAAAGAAGCTATCGAAGATGCGCGCAGCAACGCCCAGCTTAACAACATGAACAACGTGAAGTTTGAAGTTGGCGCATCTGAAGACGTGATTCCGCGCTGGAAAGAGCAGGGGATTGAGGCGGATGTCATCGTCGTCGATCCACCGCGTAAAGGCTGCGATCCACGTTTGCTGGAGACCATCCTCGAAATGAAACCGGAGCGCGTGGTGTACGTTTCGTGCAATGCCTCGACCTTGGCGCGGGATTTGGCGGTGTTGGAGGAAGGCGGGTATCGGACGGTGGAAGTGCAGCCGGTGGATATGTTTCCGCATACGGTGCATGTCGAGTGTGTCGCCTTGATGTCACGGATGGATAAATTGAAGAACTGA
- a CDS encoding SDR family oxidoreductase: MRVFVTGATGFIGLAIVRELMDAGHDVVGLVRSEEAAKRLIALGAKAHQGSIEDLKSLRSGAAAADGVIHTAFFHKFSHARLSTRLRIMFGGTPRQAPSRFMTAAVETDRRAIETLGTALSGRDRPLVVAMPTLTLTPNHLGTEDNGADPNSAGNLRVPSEKTTLALADQGVRSSIVRIPPLVHGDGDKHGFVPSLIDIARKKGISAYIGTGDNRWPAVHHLDVAHLFCLALEKAPARSRFHAVADEGVPFRDIAVALGQHLNLPVKSIDAKKASSHFGWLGDFASVDNPVSSALTHERLGWRPVHSSLIEDINQGYYFQR; encoded by the coding sequence ATGCGTGTTTTTGTTACAGGAGCGACCGGATTCATCGGATTGGCGATTGTTCGTGAACTAATGGATGCTGGCCATGATGTTGTCGGTCTTGTTCGTTCCGAGGAAGCTGCCAAAAGGCTTATTGCCCTTGGTGCAAAGGCTCACCAGGGTTCAATCGAAGACCTGAAAAGCTTGCGCAGCGGTGCTGCCGCTGCAGATGGCGTCATTCACACAGCCTTCTTCCACAAGTTCTCTCATGCACGACTGTCAACACGCCTGCGAATAATGTTTGGTGGAACCCCCCGTCAGGCGCCATCGCGATTCATGACGGCAGCTGTAGAGACGGACCGACGTGCCATTGAGACACTGGGCACCGCGCTTTCCGGCCGCGACCGTCCTCTTGTTGTCGCTATGCCGACACTGACCCTCACTCCCAATCATCTTGGAACGGAGGACAATGGGGCTGACCCTAATTCCGCTGGAAATTTACGCGTCCCGTCGGAAAAAACAACGCTGGCGTTAGCCGATCAAGGAGTTCGCTCCTCAATTGTTCGTATCCCTCCACTTGTACACGGTGATGGCGATAAGCATGGGTTCGTCCCGAGCCTGATCGACATCGCTCGCAAGAAGGGCATTTCAGCCTACATTGGAACTGGGGACAACCGTTGGCCAGCTGTGCATCACCTCGATGTGGCACATCTTTTTTGCCTCGCTTTGGAAAAGGCTCCGGCAAGGTCGCGGTTTCACGCTGTTGCCGATGAGGGCGTGCCCTTTCGTGATATCGCCGTCGCCCTTGGCCAACATCTCAACCTACCGGTAAAAAGCATAGACGCGAAAAAGGCAAGTTCGCATTTCGGATGGCTGGGCGACTTCGCATCAGTAGACAACCCTGTATCAAGCGCATTAACCCATGAGCGCTTGGGGTGGCGCCCCGTGCATTCTTCTCTAATTGAAGACATTAATCAAGGTTACTATTTTCAGAGATAA
- a CDS encoding AraC family transcriptional regulator: MPAMSNDQTVKGVAFEKMSLDDRTTTPMSDNANGSLKAETIRLANLIYTHSSHDGTYAARIPGLYVNRYSRIEATDYVHTIYSPAVGIAAQGKKIITVGKDVYEYGGSRIFIAPVALPVAMKTILASPTEPFLGVGLYLDPQRIAALVPKVYPHGLPTIRNRRAGYVMDADLALINAMARLVDCLSSPGDDHLIASLIMDEIFIRLLRSPIGVYVAETVFAESSVQRVVKAIDWLQNNFSQPFKIADLAEMVHLSESSFREHFKSVTAMSPLQYRNVLRLQEARRLMLSNQMDATTACRIVGYASDSQFSREYSRFFGSPPNKDIARWRQERRNLN; this comes from the coding sequence ATGCCCGCCATGTCGAACGATCAAACGGTAAAAGGAGTTGCTTTCGAGAAAATGAGTCTGGATGATCGTACGACCACGCCGATGTCAGATAATGCCAATGGGTCGCTTAAAGCGGAAACCATCAGACTAGCTAATCTGATTTATACTCATTCTTCGCATGATGGGACCTATGCCGCGCGAATCCCCGGGTTATATGTCAATCGCTATTCGCGAATAGAAGCCACGGATTATGTGCATACCATTTACTCGCCTGCTGTCGGCATTGCAGCGCAGGGTAAAAAAATCATAACCGTCGGAAAGGATGTCTATGAATACGGAGGGTCACGGATTTTTATTGCTCCCGTTGCCTTACCGGTTGCAATGAAAACCATTTTGGCCAGCCCTACCGAACCGTTCTTGGGAGTAGGGCTATATCTCGACCCGCAAAGGATCGCGGCGTTGGTACCGAAAGTATATCCGCATGGCTTGCCAACGATTCGTAATCGGCGTGCGGGCTATGTCATGGATGCTGATTTGGCTCTGATTAATGCCATGGCAAGATTGGTCGATTGTCTCTCTAGTCCCGGCGATGATCATTTAATTGCCTCGCTCATCATGGATGAGATTTTCATTCGACTTCTTCGCAGTCCCATTGGCGTTTACGTTGCTGAGACAGTTTTTGCGGAATCCAGCGTACAGCGGGTTGTAAAAGCAATTGACTGGCTACAGAACAACTTCTCCCAGCCATTTAAAATCGCTGATTTGGCAGAGATGGTCCATTTGAGCGAATCCTCTTTCCGTGAGCATTTTAAGTCCGTCACCGCGATGAGTCCCTTGCAATACCGCAATGTACTGCGTCTTCAAGAAGCCAGGCGTCTGATGTTATCCAATCAAATGGATGCGACGACTGCATGCCGGATTGTGGGATATGCGAGCGATTCCCAATTCAGCCGAGAATACAGTCGTTTCTTTGGAAGCCCGCCAAACAAAGATATCGCCAGATGGCGCCAAGAAAGACGGAATTTAAACTGA
- a CDS encoding dockerin type I domain-containing protein: MSSSSASSPSLTVYQGCLYAIWTEAETSSMGGYPFNQVMVKKNCGEGWVSTTNGNNPVSGSGRGELPVLLVYQDDLYAAWMGTSDGSTGRKIQVKKYDGNVWTSEAEDMTFVPNGTAFGPRLAVYQDELYLTWSEQMADSPYYSYIPVMKRTINSAGKVSWVNVSGNLGITNTTTSAGSPVLQAYNGLLYAVWRDNNPTQLKISSFDGSTWSSVGSGNLDKAAGDKSQDPNLFVYNQKLVAVWNDLDSQGFHWNSRVEEFDGTNWSPADQGLPDTNTGNVTSFALLNNAMYLAWSDVSKIYVSERREDSTPQQVTVSYLQGDHGTLSGANEQVEIGGHPAAVPTVSPDDGYHFAGWSSDGGITKLSSQEVAALTVTADVTYTAYYTKFVMGDADGDGKVTAADALLLSKYIKGKITLTPEQLQALDMNGDGQWDDEDIKTILAITAGKG; the protein is encoded by the coding sequence ATGTCGAGCAGCAGTGCAAGCAGTCCTTCGCTTACCGTATATCAGGGCTGTTTGTACGCCATTTGGACGGAAGCTGAAACCTCATCCATGGGAGGGTATCCGTTCAACCAGGTTATGGTCAAGAAAAATTGTGGGGAAGGATGGGTCTCTACGACGAATGGAAATAACCCTGTAAGTGGCAGCGGTAGAGGCGAATTGCCTGTGCTCCTCGTCTATCAGGATGATTTGTATGCGGCATGGATGGGTACTTCGGATGGAAGTACGGGTCGAAAAATTCAAGTCAAAAAATATGACGGCAATGTTTGGACCAGCGAAGCGGAAGATATGACGTTCGTTCCAAACGGAACGGCATTCGGGCCGCGGCTCGCAGTCTATCAAGACGAGCTTTATTTAACTTGGAGCGAGCAAATGGCGGACAGCCCCTATTACTCTTATATTCCTGTCATGAAGAGAACGATCAACAGTGCGGGAAAGGTCTCTTGGGTGAATGTATCAGGGAATTTGGGGATTACGAATACAACGACATCGGCAGGAAGCCCGGTTCTGCAAGCCTATAACGGGCTGTTATACGCGGTATGGAGGGATAACAATCCTACTCAGTTGAAGATAAGCAGCTTCGATGGAAGCACCTGGAGCTCCGTGGGCAGCGGGAATTTGGATAAAGCGGCGGGAGATAAATCACAGGATCCTAATTTGTTCGTATATAATCAGAAGCTGGTTGCTGTTTGGAATGATTTGGATTCGCAAGGCTTCCATTGGAACAGCCGAGTTGAAGAATTTGACGGTACGAATTGGAGCCCGGCGGATCAGGGACTGCCGGATACGAATACCGGCAACGTTACATCTTTTGCCTTGTTGAATAATGCTATGTATCTAGCCTGGTCGGACGTTTCAAAAATTTATGTGTCTGAGCGTCGGGAAGACTCGACACCGCAGCAGGTAACGGTCAGCTACTTGCAAGGAGATCATGGTACGCTTAGTGGGGCGAACGAGCAGGTAGAGATCGGCGGACATCCGGCAGCAGTACCGACGGTCTCACCTGATGACGGATATCATTTTGCAGGATGGAGCAGCGATGGAGGAATCACGAAGCTTAGCAGTCAAGAGGTAGCGGCGTTGACGGTGACGGCGGATGTGACGTATACCGCGTATTACACGAAGTTTGTTATGGGGGACGCGGATGGCGACGGTAAAGTGACAGCTGCGGACGCGCTTCTGTTGAGCAAATATATCAAAGGCAAGATTACGCTGACACCGGAGCAATTGCAGGCACTCGATATGAATGGCGACGGGCAATGGGACGATGAGGATATCAAAACGATCCTTGCCATCACCGCAGGAAAGGGTTGA